TTTTTTATTGCGTATAGCCATCAGGCCAGAAATTATTCTCTTACCTTTTTCCTGACACTCCTTTCTACTTATTTCTTTTTACAAATCATTGAAGGAAGCAAAGGAAATAAAAATAGTATCTGGCTATATATCGGCTATATTTTCGCTGCCGGATTAGGGCTTCTCTCCCATTTCCTGACCATTTCTGTATTATTAGTGCATGGACTTTACGCGCTTTTCTATTTGAGATCGGTTAGTGGCTGGGTAAAAATGGCAATTTCTGCTGTTGCAGCTCTATCGGGTGTTACTTGGTGGTTGTTATACGGAGGAGGAAAATATACTTTTTATACACTGGGTTATCAGGCTGATCTGTACCGGAGAATGGCCGAAACGAAACCTGGAAACAATCCATTTGGTGTAGTTCCGGCAACATTTGTTAATGTTTATAACAAGGCATTACCAATGTTCTCTGATCTGGTTATTTTCACCAACGGAATGGCAGAATCGCTTGTTGGGAAACGTAATTTTATCGTTTCCCTTTTGGTTGGCATTTTATTGATTGTCTGGTACCGTTTGAAAGACAGGATAAAACTTCATGAATTTATCGTTCCGCGGATCCCCTACGTCATTGTGCTATTGAGTGCTTTGGTTTACACAAGCAACAAAATTCAGTTTTGTGTTCTTTCCGTTGTGATTTTCGCTTTGTCATTTCTGTATGATATTTATAAAGATGCCGATAAGCTGCAACGTCAGCGAATGGTAATGCTTTATATGATGGCGCTGATTCCCACTTTATTCCTGATTGTTATGGCATTTAAAGGTGGCCATACGAGCGGAATTCAGCAGCGTTATTCAGGTTTTTCTTTTCCTTATGTCATTATATTGATCAGTTTGCTGCTTCAATATATTTCTGAAATTCGTGATGAATTCAAATATCTGATTTTCGTTATTCTTGCTATTCAATTCTATTTTGTCGGACAACGGTTGAAGGAATTTTATGAAGACCGTTCTGTAAAATATGGAGGATTTGCCAAACCGCGTGTTGCCAATCCCTATGAAAAAGCCGCTCATAAGATCCAGGAAGTATATCAAAAAGGCGATACAATTTTGTATCCGGCTTTCAAACTTCAAATTTTATCGGAGATGGATCGTACTTTCCTGCCCTATTCAATCCAGGATGCACAGCTTACGAATTTATACCTTCCAAAAAGTTTAAATTATATTCAGTCGATGGATACAACGCAGGTCGACAGAATATTAATTAAAAGAAATATTCAAAAAGATACGCTGGAAATCATCAACTTAAAAGGTATTCGATACGGATCTGAATAACAGAAGTGACTTCTCCGGGCGAAACCGTCAAATAAGATTTTGTATATTGCGGACATAATAATACAATTTTGCTCGTTACTTTGTATTTGATTTCATCGCAAACATCGACATTCAAACTGCCATGACAGTAAATGAAATAATAAATGAACCAAGGCAAATCAGTGGTGAATTACGGCTGAAAATCCTTGGACTTTATCATCAGGCAAATGCCGGCCATATCGGCTGCTCATTAAGCTGCATCGACCTGATGATCGCCATTCTGTTTTTAAATAAATCTGAAGAAGATACTTTTATTTTATCGAAAGGACACGCAGCCGCAGCGCTTTACGCCTGTTTAAACGTCCTTGGAGAAATTTCTGACGAAGAACTTTCTACCTTTTATCAGGACGGAACAACGTTACCTGCCCATCCTGCTCCACGGCAATATAAAGGAATTCCTTTCGCGACAGGTTCGTTAGGACATGGCTTGCCGATTGCAACCGGAATTGCCCACGCAGCCAAAGTGAGCGATGAAGAAAGTTACGCTTTTGCATTGCTTTCCGATGGAGAAACAAATGAAGGCACTACCTGGGAAGCAGCGCATTATGCCATTGCCAATCAACTTGATAATCTTTTTATGTTTGTTGATAAAAACGGAATCCAGGGTTTCGGTTTTACCGATAAAGTTTTGGGCGAAACGGCTTCACCGGAAAAATGGCGTGCGATCGGATTTGAAACAGTTGAAGTTGACGGTCACGATATTTATGCAATTCATCAGATTATACAAGAATTAAAAACCCATAAAAACGGACTTCCAAAAGCTATTATCGCCAATACGGTAAAGGGAAAAGGAGTTTCTTACATGGAAAATAAAATGGAATGGCACTATTTGCCGATGAGTGAAGAACAATATCGACAGGCCAGTCTTGAAGTAACGGAACGCTATATTAATGAACTTACCAATGCTTGATTCTTTACCGCATTACCGCGATAAAATAGAACAACTTAAAGGACCGATTTTCGTATTTGGAGCCAGTGGTTTTATCGGTGCTAATCTTTTTAACGATATCTACAAAATCAGAAAAGATTGTTACGCACTTACCCACGACGCAACCAAAGCCTGGCGGTTAAAATTATTAAATGTTCCGTTTGAAAATATTATTCACTGCGATATCCTTTCG
The nucleotide sequence above comes from Dyadobacter subterraneus. Encoded proteins:
- a CDS encoding glycosyltransferase family 39 protein, yielding MVHTYKKESLQTWITLAVILVIGIGLRLYHLDSYSIFFDEKSTMVVSQGIVLEGANQKEVFSTKKVTIPEFWKTPPLSFKPQPVLRSFTYTETFSPRSFTPAEFWAPKSLADYYEAMTRSDIGNSSFYYLLLHIWMEIFGISDFSARLFSVAFSVLIIGFTYLFAKRFFSINTGLIAAGIVAIEPFFIAYSHQARNYSLTFFLTLLSTYFFLQIIEGSKGNKNSIWLYIGYIFAAGLGLLSHFLTISVLLVHGLYALFYLRSVSGWVKMAISAVAALSGVTWWLLYGGGKYTFYTLGYQADLYRRMAETKPGNNPFGVVPATFVNVYNKALPMFSDLVIFTNGMAESLVGKRNFIVSLLVGILLIVWYRLKDRIKLHEFIVPRIPYVIVLLSALVYTSNKIQFCVLSVVIFALSFLYDIYKDADKLQRQRMVMLYMMALIPTLFLIVMAFKGGHTSGIQQRYSGFSFPYVIILISLLLQYISEIRDEFKYLIFVILAIQFYFVGQRLKEFYEDRSVKYGGFAKPRVANPYEKAAHKIQEVYQKGDTILYPAFKLQILSEMDRTFLPYSIQDAQLTNLYLPKSLNYIQSMDTTQVDRILIKRNIQKDTLEIINLKGIRYGSE
- a CDS encoding transketolase, which encodes MTVNEIINEPRQISGELRLKILGLYHQANAGHIGCSLSCIDLMIAILFLNKSEEDTFILSKGHAAAALYACLNVLGEISDEELSTFYQDGTTLPAHPAPRQYKGIPFATGSLGHGLPIATGIAHAAKVSDEESYAFALLSDGETNEGTTWEAAHYAIANQLDNLFMFVDKNGIQGFGFTDKVLGETASPEKWRAIGFETVEVDGHDIYAIHQIIQELKTHKNGLPKAIIANTVKGKGVSYMENKMEWHYLPMSEEQYRQASLEVTERYINELTNA